In Reichenbachiella agarivorans, one genomic interval encodes:
- the porG gene encoding type IX secretion system protein PorG has protein sequence MRLKILPILSAFLFFTQVGLAQRTEVGIGIGAMSYSGDMFRGYNILQQNLGVQGHYRINYDKDVSFKFSLLYGQVSGNDDRPFDALGEQRNASFSRNILEGSAVMEFHFLDYKNPKSAIKWSPYLFGGVGVMKIFNVGGEEIKGIQPVIPFGLGFKYLAGRKFNVGVEFGARKTFTDYFDEVSDSELYDKASFQFGNPEDKDWYYFVGFSISYVIFKVPCTYQYIPNRTLYK, from the coding sequence ATGAGACTAAAAATATTGCCGATTCTGTCGGCATTTCTTTTTTTTACCCAAGTGGGACTGGCGCAACGAACGGAAGTTGGAATTGGTATTGGGGCGATGAGTTATTCTGGTGATATGTTCAGAGGATACAATATCCTCCAACAAAACTTAGGCGTACAAGGCCACTACCGAATCAATTACGACAAGGATGTCAGTTTCAAATTTTCTCTGCTGTATGGGCAAGTATCAGGGAATGACGATAGGCCTTTTGATGCTCTTGGTGAGCAAAGGAATGCTAGTTTTAGTCGAAATATATTGGAAGGTAGTGCAGTGATGGAATTTCATTTTCTAGATTACAAAAACCCAAAATCGGCAATCAAGTGGTCCCCTTACTTGTTTGGGGGAGTTGGTGTTATGAAAATTTTCAATGTCGGTGGAGAAGAAATCAAAGGAATCCAACCGGTAATCCCTTTTGGACTTGGATTCAAATATTTGGCAGGGCGGAAATTTAATGTCGGGGTTGAGTTTGGAGCGAGGAAGACCTTCACAGATTATTTTGACGAGGTATCGGATAGCGAGCTCTACGATAAAGCATCGTTTCAATTTGGAAATCCTGAAGACAAGGACTGGTATTATTTCGTAGGTTTTTCGATTTCTTACGTGATCTTCAAAGTGCCTTGTACCTACCAGTACATACCTAACAGAACACTCTATAAATAG
- a CDS encoding isoprenyl transferase: MKEKIDSTNIPKHIAIIMDGNGRWAKQRGAARLFGHRNAIQAVRDSAEACAEIGVDRLTLYAFSTENWSRPKAEVDGLMNLLVSTIKKEIPTLMKNNIRLQPLGDILHLPKEAQKNLQYGIDQTASNDGMILSLALNYSGRWEIGESVKCLVEDLKNKKIEFDEINNQFINQYISEHTIPDVELMIRTSGEHRISNFLLWQVAYAELFFTETLWPDFRKNDLFEAVIDFQKRERRYGKISEQLTQ, from the coding sequence ATGAAAGAGAAGATTGATTCAACAAATATTCCCAAGCATATCGCCATCATCATGGACGGTAATGGACGGTGGGCAAAACAGCGAGGAGCTGCACGTCTATTTGGACATAGGAATGCCATTCAGGCTGTTAGGGACTCGGCAGAAGCTTGTGCAGAAATAGGAGTTGATAGATTGACCCTTTATGCGTTCTCGACAGAAAACTGGAGTAGACCAAAAGCCGAAGTAGATGGATTGATGAATTTGCTGGTTTCGACCATCAAGAAGGAAATTCCTACATTGATGAAAAATAACATTCGGTTGCAACCTCTTGGAGATATTTTGCATTTACCGAAAGAGGCGCAAAAGAATTTGCAATATGGTATTGACCAGACTGCAAGCAATGATGGCATGATTCTCTCACTAGCTTTAAACTACAGTGGCCGTTGGGAAATCGGAGAAAGCGTCAAATGCCTAGTGGAAGATTTGAAGAATAAGAAAATTGAATTTGATGAGATCAATAATCAATTCATCAACCAATACATTAGCGAACATACAATACCAGATGTAGAATTAATGATAAGAACGAGTGGAGAACATAGAATCAGCAATTTTTTACTTTGGCAAGTGGCCTATGCTGAACTGTTTTTCACCGAAACACTTTGGCCTGACTTCAGAAAAAATGATCTCTTTGAGGCTGTAATTGATTTTCAAAAAAGGGAGAGGAGATATGGTAAAATCAGTGAACAACTTACCCAATAA
- a CDS encoding BamA/OMP85 family outer membrane protein codes for MKLKLLLLVLIASTSAFGQIRYGSQGRINPSNTVRINYSNPQEYTIAEIKIEGAEYLDQVALTSISGLKVGDKIKIPGDDITMAIKKLWKQGLIGNVEIYATKIEGSNVYLTIELTERPRLSRFNFHGVNKSQESDLKEKIDLVRGRVMTDAIIKNTEMTVKKYFYEKGYLNTEVDIRYKKDSIINNSVLLDIHIAKNRKVKIRDVNFVGNGEYTEMKLKSKMKNTGERPRFKIAGALVATGINALKPKDKRVKIKDEDDTLWYSISKPAMNLIYENVKLNVFKSSKFVKEKYEEDKEALIAFYNSKGFRDAYIAEDTIVSIDENSVDINIRVEPGQRYYFREITWTGNFIHDDRTLNQILGVERGDIYNMESLDKKLNYNPNGPDVSSLYMDNGYLFFSVNPVEIKIEGDSIDVEMRIYEGAQATIRKVYVTGNDRTNDHVIMRELRTLPGQKFSRSELIRTQRELSQLGYFNPETVSPNPIPNPADETVDIEWSLEERPSDQIELSGGWGGSFGFVGTLGLTFNNFSLRNLTHFDKWRPLPVGDGQKLSLRLQANGRQFQSYSVSFSEPWLGGKKPMSFGVSYNYSVQRSLDYNRKDIIGSMQVTGITVSLGQRLKWPDDYFTLSNAVSYTTYNLYRFGGSLGFDNSTGVANNFTFKTTLARNSVDNPMFPRSGSSISLSLALTPPYSLFNDLDYENSLQQ; via the coding sequence ATGAAATTAAAGTTATTACTTTTAGTTCTTATCGCATCTACAAGTGCTTTTGGTCAAATAAGGTACGGAAGCCAAGGTAGGATTAATCCTAGCAATACTGTACGCATTAACTATTCTAATCCGCAAGAATATACCATTGCGGAGATCAAAATTGAAGGCGCAGAGTATCTCGATCAAGTGGCGTTGACCTCAATATCAGGATTGAAAGTAGGGGACAAAATCAAAATACCAGGAGATGACATCACCATGGCCATCAAAAAACTATGGAAGCAAGGTCTGATTGGTAATGTGGAAATCTATGCGACCAAAATAGAAGGAAGCAATGTTTACCTCACCATTGAACTTACAGAAAGACCTAGGTTGAGTAGGTTCAACTTCCACGGCGTAAATAAAAGCCAAGAATCTGATTTGAAAGAAAAAATCGATTTGGTCAGAGGTCGTGTTATGACAGACGCCATCATCAAGAATACTGAAATGACTGTCAAAAAATACTTCTATGAGAAAGGCTATCTCAATACAGAAGTAGATATCAGATATAAAAAGGACTCTATCATCAACAATAGCGTCTTGTTGGACATTCATATCGCGAAAAATAGGAAGGTAAAGATCAGAGATGTCAACTTCGTCGGCAATGGGGAGTACACTGAGATGAAGCTGAAAAGTAAAATGAAAAATACTGGCGAACGTCCAAGATTCAAAATAGCAGGTGCATTGGTGGCCACAGGGATCAATGCATTGAAGCCTAAAGATAAGCGAGTCAAAATTAAAGATGAGGATGACACTCTATGGTACAGTATTTCAAAACCTGCCATGAATTTGATTTATGAAAACGTAAAACTCAATGTCTTTAAGTCATCCAAATTTGTCAAAGAAAAATACGAAGAAGATAAAGAGGCACTCATTGCGTTTTATAACTCGAAGGGATTCAGAGATGCATACATAGCAGAGGATACCATTGTTAGCATTGACGAAAATTCTGTAGATATCAATATCAGAGTGGAGCCAGGTCAGAGATATTATTTCAGAGAAATTACTTGGACGGGTAACTTCATTCATGATGATCGAACACTCAATCAAATATTGGGTGTAGAGAGAGGAGATATTTACAACATGGAGTCTTTGGACAAGAAGTTGAATTATAACCCCAACGGCCCAGATGTGAGTTCGTTGTACATGGACAATGGGTATCTGTTTTTTAGTGTCAACCCCGTCGAAATTAAAATAGAAGGAGATTCCATTGATGTAGAGATGAGAATCTATGAAGGAGCACAAGCTACCATCAGAAAGGTATATGTGACGGGCAATGATAGAACCAATGATCACGTAATCATGCGTGAGTTGAGAACTTTGCCTGGACAGAAATTTAGTAGGTCTGAGTTGATCAGAACACAGAGAGAATTGTCTCAACTGGGTTACTTCAACCCAGAGACAGTGAGTCCTAACCCTATACCTAACCCAGCGGATGAAACTGTAGACATAGAATGGTCACTTGAAGAACGCCCAAGTGATCAAATAGAACTCTCAGGTGGATGGGGAGGCTCATTTGGATTCGTTGGTACATTGGGTCTGACATTCAACAATTTTTCACTTAGAAATCTGACTCATTTTGATAAATGGAGACCTCTACCTGTAGGGGATGGACAAAAATTGTCTCTGAGGTTGCAGGCCAATGGACGTCAATTTCAGAGTTATTCTGTCAGCTTTTCCGAACCATGGCTTGGAGGTAAAAAGCCTATGTCATTTGGTGTGAGTTACAATTACTCTGTGCAAAGGAGTCTTGATTACAACAGAAAGGACATCATAGGATCGATGCAGGTGACAGGGATTACCGTCAGCTTGGGACAGCGTCTCAAGTGGCCTGATGATTATTTTACTTTGAGCAACGCAGTGTCGTACACGACCTACAATCTTTACAGGTTCGGTGGTAGCTTAGGATTTGACAACAGTACAGGTGTGGCTAATAACTTTACCTTCAAGACTACTTTGGCTCGAAATAGTGTTGACAACCCCATGTTCCCGCGAAGTGGATCATCGATTAGTTTGAGTTTAGCATTGACACCACCTTACTCTTTGTTCAATGACTTGGATTATGAAAACAGCCTCCAACAATGA
- a CDS encoding BamA/TamA family outer membrane protein — protein MKTASNNERYKWVEYHKWMFDAAYYMQIVGNLVLQARAHMGYLGAYQSTTGVGPFERFQLGGDGLTGSNFLLGNDVIGLRGYDNNSITPTEVVNGNQINGGTIFNKFVFELRYPVSLNPSATIYVLTFAEAGNNWLNFSEYDPNNLYSSAGAGVRIFMPAFGLLGIDWGYGFSPDPSNPNGGASGGQIHFSIGQTLR, from the coding sequence ATGAAAACAGCCTCCAACAATGAGCGATACAAATGGGTAGAGTACCACAAATGGATGTTTGATGCTGCCTACTATATGCAGATTGTTGGCAATTTAGTTTTACAGGCACGGGCTCATATGGGTTATTTGGGTGCTTATCAAAGCACCACAGGTGTAGGTCCATTTGAGCGATTCCAGCTTGGTGGAGATGGTCTTACGGGATCTAATTTCCTATTGGGTAATGATGTCATTGGATTGAGAGGATATGATAACAATTCGATTACTCCTACGGAGGTTGTCAATGGTAATCAAATCAATGGAGGTACCATATTTAATAAATTTGTATTCGAACTGAGGTATCCAGTTTCGTTGAATCCATCCGCAACGATCTATGTTTTGACTTTTGCAGAGGCAGGCAACAACTGGCTCAATTTCAGTGAGTATGACCCAAATAACCTCTATTCATCAGCGGGCGCAGGTGTGAGAATATTCATGCCAGCATTTGGTCTACTAGGTATTGATTGGGGTTATGGCTTTAGTCCTGATCCTAGTAATCCAAACGGAGGTGCCAGTGGAGGACAAATTCACTTCTCAATTGGTCAAACATTGAGATAA
- a CDS encoding OmpH family outer membrane protein has product MKNIYKFGSILAFTLILIVNVSQAQKFGYVDTDYILSQVPEYAEANGEIDKLSKAWEAEIQEMYKEIQILEVALKAEEVLLTKEMKDDRYKEINRKWDEVKAYQNKIFGFEGLFFLKKKELIKPVQDKVFEAIEKVAKKQRLQIVFDKSGDLVMIYTDPVHDYTDYVLEELGLGDKNDVISNN; this is encoded by the coding sequence ATGAAGAATATTTATAAATTCGGTTCGATTCTTGCGTTTACTCTGATTTTAATTGTAAATGTATCACAGGCCCAAAAATTTGGCTATGTGGATACAGACTACATATTGAGTCAAGTGCCAGAATACGCGGAAGCAAATGGAGAAATAGATAAACTATCCAAAGCATGGGAAGCCGAAATACAGGAAATGTACAAGGAAATCCAGATTCTGGAAGTTGCCCTTAAAGCTGAGGAAGTGCTATTGACCAAAGAAATGAAAGACGATCGATACAAAGAGATCAATCGTAAATGGGATGAAGTGAAGGCCTATCAAAATAAAATTTTTGGTTTTGAAGGGCTGTTCTTTTTGAAGAAGAAGGAATTAATCAAACCAGTCCAAGACAAAGTGTTTGAGGCAATAGAGAAAGTAGCAAAAAAACAGAGATTGCAAATTGTCTTTGACAAATCAGGTGATCTCGTAATGATATATACCGACCCAGTTCATGATTATACTGATTATGTACTCGAAGAGCTAGGTCTGGGTGATAAGAACGATGTAATAAGTAATAATTAA
- a CDS encoding OmpH family outer membrane protein, producing MKIKSLIAVLAFVAVSVSSQAQGVSFKFGYTNVEYILSQMPKAKQVDSEYKTYESQLQNQLQSKGQEFQTKLQEYQQGAATMTDIMRADKESELQNLQTRLETFQKDAQVSLQKKQTTLYAPLFEEIGNAIKAVRTENGYDAIFSTGVPGVDILLDADEKYDVSNLIFKKLGITPPAK from the coding sequence ATGAAAATCAAATCATTAATCGCAGTATTGGCATTCGTGGCTGTATCTGTTAGCTCGCAAGCTCAAGGAGTATCATTCAAATTTGGATATACCAACGTAGAATATATCTTGAGCCAGATGCCAAAGGCGAAACAAGTAGATTCAGAGTACAAAACATATGAATCTCAGTTGCAAAACCAATTGCAATCAAAAGGACAAGAGTTCCAAACCAAATTGCAAGAATATCAGCAAGGTGCAGCAACCATGACTGATATCATGAGAGCTGACAAAGAATCAGAATTGCAAAATCTACAAACAAGACTAGAGACTTTCCAAAAAGATGCTCAAGTTTCATTGCAGAAAAAGCAAACTACGCTTTATGCTCCATTGTTTGAAGAAATCGGTAATGCAATCAAAGCAGTAAGAACAGAAAATGGCTATGACGCTATTTTCAGTACAGGCGTACCAGGAGTAGATATTCTTTTGGATGCAGATGAAAAATATGATGTATCAAACTTGATCTTCAAGAAATTGGGTATCACACCTCCTGCAAAGTAA
- the asnS gene encoding asparagine--tRNA ligase yields MSTEKRTKILDILQSGEVGTSTLVKGWVRTKRQNKNVAFIALNDGSTINNIQLVVDPNLISEVLLKSTTTGACIAAKGELVASQGSGQKVELMVKSLEVLGEADPEKYPLQPKKHSMEFLREIAYLRPRTSTFSAVFRIRHAMIFAVHNFFNDKGFFNIHTPIITASDAEGAGETFKVTTLDLNQVPRTEDGKVDYSQDFFEKETNLTVSGQLEGELAAMALGQIYTFGPTFRAENSNTTRHLAEFWMIEPEMAFADIDDNADLAEEMLQYLVQYALDHCADDLKFLHEREVEENKNKKETERPEMYLLDRLKFVVENDFERVTYTEAIDILRNSNPNKKKKFQYLIESWGADLQSEHERFLVEKHFKKPVILTNYPKDIKAFYMRQNDDGKTVAAMDILFPGIGEIVGGSQREERLDKLEQRMAEMGIPSEELWWYLDTRKFGSAPHSGFGLGFERMILFVTGMTNIRDVIPFPRTPGNAEF; encoded by the coding sequence GTGAGCACCGAAAAACGCACCAAAATACTGGACATATTACAATCGGGAGAGGTTGGGACCAGTACGCTTGTAAAGGGATGGGTTAGAACCAAAAGGCAAAACAAGAATGTAGCATTCATTGCCTTGAATGATGGCTCTACGATCAACAACATACAGCTGGTCGTGGATCCTAATCTGATCTCTGAGGTACTTTTGAAAAGCACCACAACAGGTGCGTGTATCGCCGCAAAGGGCGAATTGGTCGCCTCACAGGGCTCTGGCCAAAAGGTAGAACTCATGGTCAAATCACTGGAAGTACTCGGTGAGGCAGATCCAGAAAAATATCCTCTGCAGCCTAAAAAGCATTCGATGGAGTTCCTCCGTGAGATTGCTTACTTGCGTCCTCGCACCAGTACTTTTAGTGCGGTGTTCAGGATTCGTCACGCGATGATTTTCGCGGTGCACAATTTTTTCAATGACAAGGGATTCTTCAACATCCATACCCCAATCATCACTGCGTCTGATGCAGAAGGTGCTGGTGAGACTTTCAAAGTTACGACTTTAGATCTCAACCAGGTCCCCAGAACTGAAGATGGCAAGGTAGACTACAGCCAAGATTTCTTTGAAAAGGAAACCAACCTGACCGTATCTGGTCAGTTGGAAGGAGAGTTGGCAGCTATGGCATTGGGACAGATTTACACTTTCGGCCCTACATTCCGAGCTGAAAACTCAAATACTACCAGACACTTGGCTGAATTTTGGATGATCGAGCCAGAGATGGCTTTCGCAGATATCGATGACAATGCTGATCTGGCAGAGGAAATGTTGCAGTACTTGGTGCAATATGCACTGGATCACTGTGCCGATGATTTGAAGTTCTTGCACGAACGGGAGGTAGAAGAAAACAAAAACAAGAAGGAAACTGAGCGACCAGAAATGTACCTGCTCGACAGATTGAAATTCGTTGTAGAAAATGATTTCGAGCGTGTGACCTACACCGAGGCAATTGATATTTTGAGAAATTCAAATCCTAACAAGAAGAAGAAGTTCCAGTATTTGATCGAATCATGGGGGGCAGATTTGCAATCAGAGCACGAAAGATTCTTGGTAGAGAAGCACTTCAAAAAGCCCGTCATCTTGACCAATTACCCTAAGGATATCAAAGCATTCTACATGCGACAAAACGACGATGGCAAGACCGTTGCTGCTATGGACATTCTCTTCCCAGGTATCGGTGAGATTGTGGGCGGATCGCAGCGTGAAGAGCGCTTAGACAAGCTGGAACAAAGAATGGCAGAGATGGGAATCCCCTCAGAAGAACTATGGTGGTATCTCGATACCCGAAAGTTCGGTTCAGCACCACACAGTGGATTCGGATTAGGATTTGAGCGTATGATCCTCTTCGTGACAGGGATGACCAATATAAGAGATGTTATTCCTTTCCCAAGGACTCCTGGCAATGCAGAGTTTTAA
- a CDS encoding adenosine kinase: MKKYDIYGIGNALVDLVFEVDEKFLSDNEVEKGLMTLVEEDRQKQLISQIQVSESMMKGGGSAANTVVAASQFGGTCYYSCKVSNDDFGTFYLKDLKDNGVDTKLIPETAPAGITGRCLVMTTPDAERTMNTFLGITSDFSVAEIDEEAIKNSTYIYSEGYLVPSPSGRDAMKKAMEVARANGVKVALSFSDPSMVKFFNAEMKEVVGTGVDLLFCNEEEAMLFTDTKNILDAREVLKGVAKKFVITMGKNGAMIFDGDTFVDIEPYAVDAIDTNGAGDMFAGAFMYGITHGHSYAEAGKLASLASSKVVSQFGPRLEWSQAKEILKHLTE; encoded by the coding sequence ATGAAGAAATACGATATATATGGCATTGGTAATGCCTTGGTAGATTTGGTATTCGAAGTAGATGAGAAATTCCTATCTGACAATGAGGTCGAAAAAGGTCTCATGACGCTAGTAGAAGAAGACCGACAAAAGCAACTGATCAGCCAGATCCAAGTAAGCGAAAGCATGATGAAAGGCGGTGGATCAGCTGCCAACACGGTCGTGGCTGCTAGCCAATTTGGTGGCACTTGTTACTACTCTTGCAAAGTGTCCAACGATGATTTTGGGACTTTCTACCTCAAAGATTTGAAAGACAATGGCGTGGATACCAAACTTATCCCTGAGACAGCTCCAGCAGGTATTACAGGTAGATGTTTGGTCATGACGACTCCTGATGCTGAGCGTACGATGAATACTTTCTTGGGTATCACCTCTGATTTTTCGGTGGCGGAGATCGACGAAGAGGCGATCAAAAACTCTACTTACATCTACTCTGAGGGATATTTAGTGCCTTCTCCTTCGGGTCGTGACGCCATGAAAAAAGCTATGGAAGTCGCCCGTGCCAATGGTGTGAAGGTTGCACTTTCTTTTTCTGATCCCAGTATGGTCAAGTTTTTCAATGCGGAGATGAAAGAAGTAGTGGGTACCGGGGTTGATTTGTTGTTTTGCAATGAAGAAGAAGCGATGCTCTTTACTGATACGAAAAACATCTTGGATGCCAGAGAAGTATTGAAGGGAGTGGCTAAGAAATTTGTCATCACGATGGGTAAGAATGGTGCGATGATATTTGATGGGGATACCTTCGTCGATATAGAGCCGTATGCAGTAGACGCCATTGATACGAATGGTGCTGGAGACATGTTTGCAGGGGCATTTATGTACGGCATCACGCACGGTCACAGTTATGCCGAAGCGGGAAAGTTGGCCAGTTTGGCATCTTCCAAGGTCGTCTCTCAGTTCGGTCCAAGGCTGGAATGGTCGCAGGCCAAAGAGATTTTGAAACACTTAACAGAATAA
- a CDS encoding S9 family peptidase, with protein sequence MKQLLTILFLSLAVSSVAQKKITVEDFTEKGTFRSDYLSSLNWMNNGLYYSALEDNQILRYNVTTGASDSILVDGNKLNIKISDYEFSDNEKKILLLTEQKFIYRRSYTAEYYVYTFEGSELKKLSNGGRQSYATFSPDNSMVAFVRENNLYYVKLVNMSEYAVTKDGKFGSIINGSTDWVYEEELYLTKAFEWSPDSKKIAFFRFDESQVKEYNLQYWDNGALYPRDYRYKYPKAGEDNAVVEVFIHQLAKNENVKVKTGKETDVYYPKMQWTQDANMLSLMQLNRLQNKLDIYHVNAQSGVMTLVFTDKSKTYLDVTYAHELIYLNNGTHFLYSTEREGYKHYYLHRMDGQMQNPITKGNWEAEEFVGLDQSSKTPVLYYISTEGSSMERHLYKVDIKGKGKMKLSTKAGTNSVDMSKDFKYYIAYNSSSTTPLEISLVSTKTNKLIKVLKDNQALKDRIQAYQLSEKIFFQIDGADQNQLNAYMLQPANMDSTKKYPVLIYQYSGPGSQNVTNSWSGGHYYYHQMLVQNGYIVVCVDSRGTGGRGEAFKKMTYMNLGKMEVEDMFASAKFLGKMSFVDSNRIGIWGWSYGGHMSSLAMMTGDGIFKAGVAVAPVTNWRFYDTIYTERYMRKPQDNPEGYDSNSPNTYAQQLKGNFLLIHGTGDDNVHFQNAVMLQESLIQANKQFDSFYYPDKAHSLYGGKTRTHLYTMMTNWIMSNL encoded by the coding sequence ATGAAGCAATTATTAACCATTTTATTTCTTTCACTGGCAGTCTCGTCAGTTGCGCAAAAGAAAATTACGGTGGAAGATTTCACCGAAAAAGGCACTTTCAGATCTGACTACCTGTCCAGTCTCAACTGGATGAATAATGGTCTGTACTACTCTGCCTTGGAAGACAACCAAATCCTTCGATACAATGTCACCACTGGAGCATCAGATTCGATACTAGTGGATGGTAACAAACTCAATATCAAGATTTCGGATTACGAATTCAGTGACAATGAAAAGAAAATCTTGTTGTTGACGGAGCAAAAATTCATCTACAGAAGATCCTACACAGCAGAGTATTATGTCTATACGTTTGAAGGGAGCGAATTGAAGAAACTTTCAAATGGTGGCCGTCAATCTTATGCGACATTCTCGCCAGACAATTCTATGGTGGCCTTTGTGAGGGAGAATAACCTGTACTATGTCAAGCTTGTCAACATGTCTGAATATGCAGTGACCAAAGATGGTAAATTCGGAAGCATCATCAATGGCAGTACAGATTGGGTGTACGAAGAAGAATTGTACCTAACCAAAGCATTTGAGTGGTCTCCAGACAGCAAAAAAATTGCTTTCTTCCGTTTTGACGAAAGTCAGGTCAAAGAATACAATCTGCAATATTGGGACAATGGAGCCCTCTATCCCCGTGACTACAGATACAAATACCCAAAGGCAGGCGAAGACAACGCTGTGGTGGAGGTTTTCATTCATCAATTGGCTAAAAACGAAAATGTCAAGGTAAAAACAGGCAAAGAGACAGACGTCTATTATCCTAAAATGCAATGGACTCAGGATGCCAACATGCTGTCCTTGATGCAGCTGAATAGATTGCAAAACAAGCTAGATATCTACCATGTCAATGCACAATCTGGTGTGATGACCTTGGTGTTTACAGACAAGTCCAAAACCTATTTGGATGTGACCTATGCACATGAGCTGATTTATCTCAACAATGGGACACATTTTCTTTATTCAACCGAAAGAGAGGGCTACAAGCATTACTACCTACACCGTATGGACGGACAGATGCAAAACCCTATCACCAAAGGCAATTGGGAGGCGGAAGAGTTTGTTGGTTTAGATCAATCTTCTAAGACGCCAGTGCTATACTACATTTCCACAGAGGGATCGTCGATGGAACGCCACTTGTACAAAGTAGACATCAAAGGCAAAGGTAAAATGAAATTGAGCACCAAAGCAGGAACCAATTCTGTGGATATGAGCAAGGATTTCAAATATTACATTGCGTATAACAGTTCTAGTACTACACCTTTGGAGATTTCTTTGGTTTCAACCAAAACCAATAAGCTGATCAAAGTACTCAAAGACAATCAGGCGCTCAAAGATAGAATCCAAGCGTATCAACTCAGCGAAAAAATCTTTTTCCAGATTGACGGGGCAGATCAGAATCAGTTGAATGCCTACATGTTACAACCTGCCAATATGGACAGCACGAAGAAATACCCTGTCTTGATCTATCAATACAGCGGGCCTGGATCTCAAAACGTGACCAATAGCTGGTCTGGTGGACATTACTACTATCACCAAATGCTGGTACAGAACGGCTACATCGTAGTATGTGTAGACTCTCGTGGGACTGGCGGACGCGGAGAGGCGTTCAAGAAAATGACTTACATGAATCTAGGAAAAATGGAAGTAGAAGACATGTTTGCTAGTGCCAAATTCCTAGGTAAGATGAGTTTTGTGGATTCAAATAGAATTGGTATCTGGGGATGGAGCTATGGAGGACACATGTCGTCTCTGGCCATGATGACTGGCGATGGTATCTTCAAAGCAGGTGTAGCCGTGGCACCAGTGACCAACTGGAGATTTTATGACACCATCTACACCGAGCGCTATATGAGAAAGCCTCAGGACAATCCAGAAGGTTATGACAGCAATTCTCCCAACACCTATGCTCAACAGCTCAAAGGGAATTTTCTACTAATCCATGGCACAGGTGATGACAATGTCCATTTCCAAAATGCAGTGATGCTCCAAGAGAGTTTGATTCAGGCCAACAAGCAATTTGATTCATTTTATTATCCAGACAAGGCACATAGCCTATATGGAGGGAAAACACGGACACATCTTTACACGATGATGACCAACTGGATTATGAGCAATTTGTAA
- a CDS encoding diacylglycerol/lipid kinase family protein has product MNRKFFIVANPYSGKGKAQAALSMLKKRLDKENFYYAIFITPKSEILDEFIEENLFTDTTDVVVIGGDGTINATLNALRGKDMVLSFIPVGTGNDFIKTIQIGNDLSEQIHTIIHGGERTIDIGICNNRKFINGVGVGFDGQIVHDDLRSKSIFSGHLKYLLLVLKILGSYRSRKFVYYMDGQRLEMNLILMAVHNGTTFGGGFKLNPDSKIDDGLLNICTVGRISYFRRFFNVGKFSFGTHGRLPEVNFYQVKHIRIETNDALMAHIDGEFFGHPPFEITVAEKAQRIRVKR; this is encoded by the coding sequence ATGAACAGAAAATTTTTCATTGTTGCAAACCCATATTCTGGAAAGGGTAAGGCCCAAGCTGCACTGAGTATGCTCAAAAAGAGGCTGGACAAGGAAAATTTTTACTACGCTATATTCATCACTCCAAAGAGCGAAATCTTAGACGAATTTATAGAGGAAAACCTGTTTACCGATACGACAGATGTGGTCGTGATCGGTGGAGATGGCACAATCAACGCGACACTCAATGCACTCCGCGGAAAAGATATGGTGCTCAGTTTTATCCCTGTGGGGACAGGCAACGATTTCATCAAGACCATTCAAATAGGCAATGATCTGAGTGAGCAAATTCATACGATTATCCATGGTGGAGAAAGAACCATTGATATTGGTATCTGCAATAACCGAAAATTTATCAATGGTGTCGGAGTAGGCTTTGATGGACAAATTGTACATGACGATTTACGATCCAAAAGTATATTTTCTGGACATCTCAAATACCTCTTGCTCGTACTGAAAATATTAGGAAGTTATCGATCAAGAAAGTTTGTCTACTACATGGATGGACAAAGATTGGAAATGAACCTGATCCTAATGGCTGTTCACAATGGGACTACCTTTGGTGGGGGCTTCAAATTGAATCCAGATTCTAAAATTGACGATGGTTTACTCAATATCTGTACTGTTGGCAGAATCTCCTACTTCAGGAGATTTTTTAATGTAGGAAAGTTTAGCTTTGGAACTCATGGTCGATTACCAGAGGTCAATTTTTATCAAGTGAAGCATATCCGTATTGAGACCAATGATGCATTAATGGCTCATATCGACGGAGAGTTTTTTGGTCATCCTCCTTTTGAAATAACGGTGGCAGAAAAAGCGCAGCGAATCAGAGTAAAGAGATAG